TTTTTGGAGACCCTTAAAAAGCCATAAAAACAAGAAAATAAGTCAATTTGTTTTTAAGGAAAAACTCGAAATAAAGCTTTAATAAATGGTATTTTCGGACACTTTAAAATAACATTTAGATCTTCAATCAGATTCGTTTCTTCATCCAGAAACTTAAAGACCAGGGCAGGATTTCCTTTTTTAAATAAGGAGGAAAAAATTGAACTTCCTATCTCGTTATGACGATAAAGAATATCCAAAAGCAATAAATCATAAAACCAAAAGGTTGATTTTTTATGAAAGTTTTTCAATGGGAAATTTTCATTTTGAAGAAATTTGACTAATTCTGAAGATTTTTTATCTGAATTTTTAAAAGTATAGCCTGTACTTGCTTTTGTCCAACCGCCTGCAGTACCAATATTCAGGACTCGTTTGGTATTTTTTTTCCAGAAAGGATAACAGGTCATTGGAATACTTCCCTGTTCTTTTTCAAGAATTTCAAACTGGCCTATTCCGAGTTTCTCCAAATAAATTTCAATTTCTTTTTCGTATTCTGCTGTTGGAAGAAGTTTTTCTGAAAACAAGGTATATTCTACCAAAGCTTCTGTTTTTGAAGTTGGCAGCAAATACATAAATCTTGTATTTCCTCTTTGTTCCACCGAAAAATCCATGAAAGTGACTTCATCTGGGTTGAATATGGCAGCTTCCGATTTTACAAACCAGCCCACAAAATGCTGCTGTAAAACCGGATATTTATTTTGTCCTTCGGCGAAAGCCTTTGTATAAATGCTGTTGAAAAGATAATTACAGGTGTATCGATTTTTTTCAGTTCCAACGAAAACGTGCGTTTCCAATTCATTAATATCGGTTACTTTTTCGTTTAAAAAGATCACATTCGAATATTTGGAAAGTGCTGTAAAAACAAAATTGTAAAAATCATTTGCCTTAATTTGATTGTATTGATAAGGCTTTAACGCCAAATGGCGATTAAAATCTTCATTCGCAAACAGTGCCGTATCCCACTTTTTGGAAATAATCGGATTCCAAATAGTATCTTCTTTTTCCCAAAAGCACCAAGTTCTGTCGTTGGTTTTCTTTAAATCCTGATCCAGAAGCAAAATCGATTTGTCTGTAAATTTTCCAGATAAAACCATTTTATAAACTGTCATTAAAGATGCCAGTCCGCTTCCGGTAAAAATGTAATCGAAATGTTGGATTTGCGAAGAATTCATTCTCAAAAATAAGAAAATTTATTTTTCCATATTTTCTAAAAGCAGTTTAAAATCCTTTGGAGATAAATAGTTGGAATACTGAAAGATAATCTCATTCTTTTCGTTCAGGACACACAAAATGGGATAAACAATCTGATTGTTTATAGTTCCAAGCTGTAAAGCCAGTTCATGAACCCCGACATTGTTTCCTGAAGGTTTGTATTTAAACATCTGATTATTAAATGTAATGTCTCTTTTTTCTTCGGCATTAAAATCAATGAAATAGAAATCTGAGTTTAGTTTTTCTATAATTTCCGGGTTTTTAAAAGTCGACGTTTTCATTCTCTGGCAAAACTGGCACCAATCGGTATGAATGAAAACGACGATTTTTCGTTTCTGAATTTGCTGTAAGCTGTCTATTTCTTCAAAAGTTCTGCTTTTTAGTTGACAGAATCCTGCTGAAGTTATTCCAAAAAAGAAAAATAGTATAAAAAGCTTTTTCATTGTTCTATTTTTTTAGTCCACAGATTAAACGGATTATAAGCTATTGTGTCATTTGTTGGCCATGAAATTTATCTCAAAGTATATCGTAATCCTAGAAACCCGCGAATCGTTTGATTCTGTCCGTAAACATAAGTGGTATCAAAGGTCAATCCGTATGGATTGTCTGGCGTAACCAATACTTTTCCAGCCGAATCGTATTGCACATTTTTATCAAAAGGGTCATTTGTTCTCGAAATCAAAAATGGATTATTCTGTTTTGGTCTGAAATTCAACAGATTTTTTACACCGCCATAAACTTCAAAATCCTTCCATCCGGAATAGGTAAACTGAATATTCTGAATACTGTACCAAGGCGATTTTGGACTTCTTGGATCATATTCGCTGAGCAAAGGCAATTTCATTGGACTGTATACATTTCCGGTATAATCCAGCGATAAATCCCAAGGCTGGATTTTATATGAAATGCTCCAGGTTCCAGTAAAATTCTCCGTTAGATAAGGTCGTTCCGAAATCCCGTTTTCGACATTTTTGTTATCTAAAACCGTAGCGCCAACAATAAATTTTAATCCTGATGGAAAATTAAGATCAACATTTGTGCTGATTCCTTGACTTACCGCATAACCGTCAATATTGTTGTAAATGATTTTATTGGGATCTGTTTCGTAATCTGAAATGATTTTATTACTGAATCTGGTATAAAAAGCTGTCGTTTCGATTCCCATAAAAGTTCCGTTTCCGAAATTGATTTTCTGAATGTAATTCAAATTCACGTTTACAGATCGTTCCGGTTTCAAATCGTTTTCAATTATAACATCTCTTGAACCCGTCAAAGCGGCGTGATCTTCGGTAAACAAATTCACAACCCGGAATCCCGTACCGGCATTTAACCTGAAAATGGTGTTTTCACTGGCTTTGAAACGATATGCAAATCTCGGCGTAAGAATCGATCCGTGAATCGAGTTGTAATCATAACGCATACCCAGCAAAACCTGACTTTTTGGAGAAAATGTTATTTCGTCCTGAACAAAAATTCCGGGAAGCCAGGTGTTTTCGGCTTCTTTGGTTGCCGGCGTATTATCGTCATAATACGTATATCGACTGGCAATTCCGGCTAGTAAATCGTTTCGCCCGACTTTTTTATCCCAGGTTAATTGTAAAAATCCAATTTTCTGATTGGCGATATAAGAAGTCGTTCCATAACGGCTGTCCTGATAATGAACGTTTCCAGAAAACGAAAGCATCAGTTTTTCTTCAAACGGCAATTGATAACTTCCTATTAATTCGGCCCGTTTGGTATAAATACTTTCGCCGTAGATTTCGTCTCCTCCGCGATATTTTTTCTCCCAGCGAATGTCGCCTCCCCAGCGGTCTTCGTACATTCCGCGTGCGGCAATAGTAAACAATCTATTATTGTTTCGCTGAAAACTCCATTTATTAAAAACCGAAATTCGTTCAGAAAGCGTAACGTCTGTAAAATTGTCTTTGTCTTTATCGATAACCTGATCGTAGTTGAAATAATTAATTCCGATAAGCGAAGTTGCTTTTTTTCCTGCATTAAACTTCATTCCTAAATCAAGATTACTTTCAAAATAAGAAGTTGTAAAATAATCGGCAGAAAAAACCGGAGCATTTGTTGGGTTTTTGGTAATAATATTTATAAGACCTCCTACGGCTTCACTTCCGTATAGAGACGAAGCCGGACCTTTTACAATCTCGATTCGTTCAACCAGAGAATTTGGTATTCCGGATAAACCATAAACTGTCGACAGACTGCTCACAATTGGCATTCCGTCTATCAGGACCAAAGTATAAGGACCTTCCAATCCGTTAATGTGAATATCGCCCGTATTACAAACACCGCAATTGAGCTGCGGACGAACGCCGTTTATGTTTTGAAGCGCATCATAAATACTTGGCGTTGGATTTTTTTTGAAGAAAACAGGAGAATATACCTCAACCGGAACGGCACTTTCTAATCGTTTAACAGGTTTTAAGGTTCCGGAAACTACGACTTCATTTAACTCATTCTGATCTTCTTTTAATTCAAAGTCGAGATTCAAATCCTGATTTTCCAAAACTGAGATTCTTAGGGTTTGCGATTGGAATCCCTCCGCAGTCACTTGTATTTTATAATTTCCTTTTGGAACATTTTCTAATTTATAAAACCCAGTAGAATCTGTCTGGGTTTTAAAGTTTGTATTTAGTAAACCAACATTAATTTCCTGTCCTGCTGGAATTAATGTTTCTACTTTTCCTGAAATGTTTTGCGAGTATAGATTTTTAGCTGAGATTATTAATATTGTCAAAAATAAATATTTCATTATTATAAAATTAAATTTAGACAAATCTAAAAATTAAATTTGATATACAATTATTCTCAAACCAGAAATTTTCAAACTGATTGAATTCAATATGTTAGATTTTTACTTTTAGATAAATATATAAACCATATAAGTCATATAAGAAAATTTAAGTCAAGCTTTAAATGAACTTATATGACTTATATAGTTTAAAAATTATTACAGAAAATCCTCGTCGATAAGTTCTTTATTAATTGCCGCTCCTGCGAAAGATCCGGAAGAAACCGCCAAAGCAACAGATCGCATTTGAGTTGCAGCATCGCCGCTTCCATAAATTCCCGGAATAGTTGTTTTTTGCATAAAATCAACTTTCAAGTATCCTTGCTCATTGATTTCACAGCCTAAATCTTGCGGTAAAGAACAATGTTGTTCAAATGCAGGTCTTGCGTAAACAGCTTTTACATCAGCCTTTTTGCCGTTCTTAAAAACAATATTCGAAATATAACCGGAATTGTGTTCAAAAGAATCTATTTCTTCTTCTAAAACAGAAACTCCGTGATTTTGTAAAACCTGAGTTTGTTCCAATGTCAATTCAGATTTTCCATTCGTGCAGAGTCTCAAATCTTTAGTCCAGTTCGAAATCAGTTTGGCGTATTCGAAACCCATTTCTCCATTGGCGATAATTGCCGTTTTTTCGCCTTTGACTTCATAACCATGACAGTACGGACAATGCAAAACCGAAATTCCCCAGCATTCACCAAAACCTTTAATTTCAGGAAAAAGATCTTTAACTCCGGTTGCAAACAAGACTTTTCTCGAAGTAAAAACATCTCCCGATTCTGTTGTTATTGTAAAACCTTTTTCAATTCTGTCGGCTTTTACAGCCAATCCCTTATAAAATTGTACTGTTTTATAAATGTCAACCTGTAATTTGGCTTTCGCCGAAATAACAGCAGGCTTTTCACCATCCTGCGTAATAAAATTATGAGAATGCGGTGTTTGTCGGTTGCAGGGCAGACCGCTGTCAATAACCAAAACCTGACGCAGAGAACGTCCTAAACTCATAGCAGCAGACAGTCCGCTGTAACTGCCTCCAACGATAATCACTTCAAAATTCTTTTGTTCCATGTTTCTGTTTTAATGATTTGTTTTGTGTAAATTGTAATTGATTAAATGCCCGACGATCATTCCGATGCCGCCGTAATAAATTAAATCGAGGTGAATTTCAAAAAGAAGATCGCTTAAAATACTGATCCAGATTAAAGACATTGAAACAACCAGAATTGCAGAGACCAAAAGAGCCGATTTTTTTATAATTTTGAAAATTGCAAATAAACCGATTGAAGCAAAGATAAGATCGACAATTGGATTGTGACTAATGCCTAATGGGAGTAGGGTCAGAATTGGAAAAATCAAACAATGCACTAAACAGATAGTCGCACTTGAAATTCCTAAAATATCGTAAAAGGATGTGGTGGTTTTCTTCATATCTCTTAAATTAGCTTAACGCAATTATGTTGCAAATATATGTAATTTTATCAATTGCAACATTGTTGCGATAAAATTTTTTAATTCAAAAAAAATGAAAACGACACGTAACACTACAGCAAAGACAGCCGTTATAGAGGTTTTTGAGAAATCAAAAACAGCACTGTCTCACGCCGAAATTCAGAAACAATTAAACGATGTATGCGATCGCGTCACGATTTACAGAATCCTCGACCGATTAGTAAATGACGATATCATTCATAAAATTTCAAACCTTGACGGTACAGTAAAATATGCAAAATGCAATCATTCACATCAGCGTGTGCATATTCATAATCACGCACATTTCAGCTGCGAAAACTGTCATGAAATTACCTGCCTCGAGAATGTAAAGCCAAGTTATATCATGCCGCACAACTATAAAGTTAAGGAGATAAACTTTACCTTATCGGGATTATGTCCGAAATGTTTAAATTCTAACATTTAACATTTAGACTCGTCTAAAAATATTGTTCAGCGAATATAATTTTTCTATATATTTGTGAAAACAATATAATTACGATGAGTAAATCTCTAGAAGAAGTTCATGAATCGGTTTCTACAGAACATAAAAAAACAGGATTCAGAAAAATATTAGCATTTTTAGGTCCGGCGTACCTTGTGAGCGTCGGATATATGGACCCCGGAAACTGGGCAACCGATATAGCAGGAGGGAGTCAGTTTGGTTACACTCTTGTATGGGTTTTATTAATGAGCAACCTCATGGCTTTGCTTTTGCAGAGTTTGAGTGCACGTCTTGGAATTGTAACCCAGCGGGATCTTGCTCAGGCTTCAAGAGAAACGTATTCGAAGTACATCAATTATATTTTATACTTTCTGGCCGAGATTGCCATAGCGGCCTGCGATTTGGCAGAAGTACTCGGAATGGCGATTGGAATTAACCTGCTTTTTGGAATTCCATTGCTCGAAGCGGTTTTGATTACCGTTTTAGACACCTTTTTGCTGCTTTTCCTGATCAATAAAGGAATCCGTAAGATGGAAGCCTTCATTATAGCTTTAGTGGCAATAATTGGCTTTTCTTTTATTTTCGAAATGATTTTTGCCGAACCGGAAATGCATAAAGTGCTCGAAGGTCTTATTCCGTCGATTCCAAATTCGGCAGCTTTGTATATAGCGATCGGAATCATTGGGGCGACTGTTATGCCTCACAACTTGTACCTGCATTCGTCTTTGGTGCAGACCAGAAAATTTGATCGTACTCCGGCCGGAATCAAACAAGCCCTAAAATATAATTTAATCGATTCTACGATAGCCCTTAATCTTGCCTTTTTTGTAAATGCGGCTATTCTGATTCTCGCAGCTGCAACCTTTCATCGAAATGGAATGTATGAAGTAGCTGAAATTCAGGATGCTCATCAATTCCTGGAACCTTTGCTGGGAACAAAATGGGCGCCTATTTTGTTTGCCGTAGCGTTAATTGCGGCAGGACAAAGTTCAACAGTTACCGGAACACTTGCCGGACAAATCGTAATGGAAGGCTATTTACATTTTAGAATCCAGCCGTGGGTCCGCCGAATTATAACCCGTTTGATTGCGATTATTCCCGCTGTAATTGTTATTTTAATTTATGGCGAAAGCGTCACAGGAAAGTTATTGATCCTAAGTCAGGTTATTTTGAGCCTCCAGTTAGGCTTTGCGATTATTCCGCTGATTCATTTTGTGAGCGACAAATCGAAAATGAATGGTTTTCATATTTCCAGAACTACTCAGGTTGTTTCCTGGATTATTGCATCAATCATTGTTTCCTTAAATGCCAAATTGGTTTACGATGAAATTACTTCATGGCTGGAAAGTTCGGCTCACCCAACGATTTTATGGTTTACAGTAGTACCGCTTGCTTTTGGATTTTCAGCTTTATTATTATATATAGTTTTCAAACCCTTCATTGCTAAATTCAAAGCAAAAATGATCAATCATTCACCGCATAATCTGCAGCTGCGTTTTACGCCAAAAGAAAGTCAGACTGTAAAAAACATAGCAATTTCTGTTGATTTTTCTAATGCAGATGAAGCAGCTCTCAACCATGCTTTTGAATTGGGCGGAATGGATGCCAAATATACGCTGATTCATATTGTGGAAACCGTTGGTGCTTTAATGTATGGCATTCACGTTCATGATCATGAAACTACAATCGACGAAAAATTGTTATTGGAATATAAAGAAATGCTTTCGCAGAAAGGATTTAATATCGAAACGGAACTTGGTTTTGGAAAACCCAACAAAGTAATTCCTAAAATCATAAACGAAGGCAGTTTTGATATTCTCGTTATGGGAACTCACGGCCACACGGGATTAAAGGATATTCTTTTTGGCACAACCGTAGATAAACTGAGACATAAAATTTCGATACCTTTGTTGATTGTTAAATAAAAGGGGCAAAGACTCAGAAGGACAAAGGGACAAAGCCTTTGCAACTCTGAACCTTTGAGCCTTTGAACCTCAAAAAAAATGACTTTTTCAGAAGAAAATTACCTAAAATCGATCTATCACCTGACTGCAGCTTCAGAAACCGAAGTGAGTACTAACGCCATTGCCGAAATTATGGAAACAAAAGCGTCTTCTGTAACTGATATGCTTAAAAAGCTGGCGGAGAAAGATTTGGTGAATTATAAAAAATATCAGGGCGTTTCGTTGACCGAGAACGGAAAACTTGCCGCAAAAATGATTGTTAGAAAGCACCGTTTGTGGGAAGTGTTTCTGGTTGAAAAGCTTAACTTTAGCTGGGATGAGGTACATGATATTGCAGAACAGCTGGAACATATCAAATCAGAACAATTGATTAATCGTCTGGATGATTTTCTTGGAAATCCTACTGAAGACCCGCACGGCGACCCGATTCCGGATGCAAACGGACGTATCATTAAAATTGAAAAACAGCTCCTGTCTGAATTAGAAGAAAATCAAACCGGCATTTGTGTTGGTGTAAAAGATACTTCTTCGGAATTTCTGAAATATCTGGATAAACAGGGAATTGCTCTAGGTTCAAAGATCGAATTCCTTTCTAAAGAATCTTTTGATTTGTCTGTTAGAATAAAAGTGAATGATAGAGAATTATCTATTTCGAATAAAATTGCTTCTAATTTGTTTGTGAAGCTTTTGTAAATCTTGAATTTTAAATACCTAACAGGTTTTTAAAACCTGTTAGGATAAATATATAATCTATTTTATAATTCCTTTTTCAATCATTTCCAGCATTACCGGAGAAGCATTTTTAAACGTTGGCGGCTGTTCTATAATACTTCCGGCATTCTTTTTATTTACTTTAAACGTAACATCATTATCTGTTGTAAAAAGTAAAGCGGTCAGAAATGGTTTTTTGATGTGCGAACCCAAAATCAATAAAGCTTCATCTAAAGTATGAATGCTTTCGATTTCTTCGGTTTTATATTTAAAAGTCAATGAAATTGAGAAAGTATTATCTTCATTTAAAACCAATCGGAAATACACATTTTTAAGTTCTGTATCGCCCATAGTTTTGGCCAAAGTTAATTTTGCGAAAGTTCCAGATTGGATGCTTTCTTTAACTCGTTCACAAAAAAGGGCAAATATTGGTTCGTACATTTTTTTAGGTGCTAAGGTTCTGAGATACTGAGGTTCTAAGTTTTATCCTCTTTGGTGTTTAATTTAACCACAAAGGTCGCTAAGATTTACGCAAAGCACACAAAGAAAATAAAAAAACTTAGCGAACCTTGCGTAAATCTTAGCGCCCTTTGCGGTTAAGAAAATTATTTTCCTGTAAATTCAGCTTTACGTTTTTCTAAGAATGCTGTCGTTCCTTCTTTAAAATCAGCAGTTCCAAAACATTCTCCAAATGATTTTATTTCGGTATCAAAACCATTTTTGCCATCTTTATAATTGGCATTAATAGATTTTATTGCTTTCCCAATTGCAAACGGAGCATTTTTGATGATTCTTTGCGCAATGGCAGCTGTAAAAGATAAAAGTTCAGTTTGTGCCACTACATGGTTTACTAAACCGTATTGTTTGGCTTCTTCTGCAGAAATCATTGCGGCAGTCATGATCATTTCCATCGCACGGCCTTTACCAATTAGTTGAGGTAAACGCTGTGTTCCGCCGTAACCAGGAATTAGTCCTAGAGTTACTTCCGGAAGTCCCATTTTAGCATTATCAGAAGCTATTCTGAAATGACATGCCATTGCCAGTTCCAGTCCGCCTCCAAGAGCAAAACCATTAATGGCTGCAATAACCGGTTTTCTTAGGTTTTCGATGCAATCAAATAACGCTTCATGTCCTTCGGCAGCTAATTGTGCACCTTCGACAACGGTATAATTTGCAAATTCTGAAATATCGGCTCCTGCCACAAAAGCTTTTTCGCCGGTTCCCGTTATAATAATAACACGAACATTGTCATCATTTCCTAAAGCAGAAACAGCATTGCTCAAATCACTGATTGTGGCTTTATTTAAAGCATTTAGTTTTGCAGGCCTGTTAATTGTAATAGTTGCAATTCTTTCTTCAATAGAAACTAGAATGTTTTCGTAATTCATAACGCTGATTTTATGAGTTTGTAATAGGTAGAGAAACCCTAAATGTGGTTCCTTTTCCGTAAGTTGATTCAAAGGTAATTGTTCCTTTGTAATTTTCGATGATGTTTTTTATAATTCCCAGACCAAGTCCCATTCCGCTGGTTTTAGTGGTAAATTTTGGTTCGAAAATTCTGCCGATATCTTGCTTTTGAATTCCGATTCCGTTGTCTTTTACCGCAATTTCAACATTGTTGTTTCGTCTTTTTACCGAAACCACAATAGATTTTTGAAACTGACTTTCCGGAATGGCCTGAGTTGCGTTTTTAACCAAATTGGTAATCACACGAATCAATTGTGTACGATCCATTTTTGAAATAATTTCTTCTTCTTCTTTTTCGAAAGAAATATAATCTTCATTGAAAATATCCAAAGCCAGTTCTACAACCTCAACTACATTTAAAGTTTCATTTTGCTGTGCCGGCATCGAAGCAAAATTCGAAAATGCCGAAGCTACAGACGTCATGGTATCAATCTGCTGAATCAGGGTTTCTGAATAATCATTCATTTTCTGCTTTACATCAGGATCATTCGGATCAAATTTTCTTTGAAAACTCTGAACCGTTAAACGCATTGGCGTAAGCGGATTTTTAATCTCGTGCGCTACTTGTTTGGCCATTTCGCGCCAGGCTTCTTCACGTTCACTTTGTGCGAGTTTGATCGCACTGGTTTCCAGTTTGTCGACCATTCCGTTATACGCTTTGATCAGGAAGTTGACTTCTTTGCTGTTGGCTTCCAGAACAATTTTCTCGTTTTTCTGATCCAGATTGGTTTCTTCCAAACGATCTGAAATGGTTTTAAGCGATTTTGTAATATAAGTGGAAAGAAAATATGCTAAAGCAAAAGCCACAATCAGCATAAAAGAATAGACCTGACTTAAACGAATCAGGAAAGTATTCAACTCGTTGTCGTAATATCCATCGTCTTCTAAATACGGAAGATTCAGAATTCCGAGCGGTTTAAATTTTTCGTCTTTTATTAAACTGTATGAAGATCGGTTTTTAACTCCGTCGATGGTTTTAATGTCTACAAATCGCTTTTCGATAGAAGAACGAACCAGCTTTAAAATGTATTCCGGAATTGGCGGTGCGATTTTATCAACGGCAAAAGATTCTTTGGAAGATTTTAAAAGTTTCCCGTCAAGGCTGTAAATATTGATTTCAATTTTGTGAATCTGCGCCAGTTCGTGGATTTTATCTTTAAAAATTAAATCCAGATTTTGGGTTTTAAGCGGATAAGTTGTCGTTGAAAGAACGTAATTTATATGTTCTTTTACCGCATTTTCTTTTCGTTCTAAACGTTCCTGATGATATTCTTTTGCTTCTGTTTTAAATTGAATAATCGAAATCGAAGCCAATAAACAAGATGCCACAACAATCAATACAATCATCGACAGGAAAATCCTGGTACGAAGCGAAAGCATTGACATTTTGAAGTTGTTAAGCATGTTTTGTTGTTTTATTGTTTCAGGTTTCACGTTTCAGGTTATGTTGCGTGTGGCAACTTGAAACTTGAAACCTGAAACTAAAAAACTATTTTTTCTCCCGAATTCTTTTGTAAAATCGAAATCCCAGCATGATTAAAACCGAAAACAAAATAATTCCGATTACGCCGAAAATCCAATTGATGGCACTTTTTAAAACTACTAAAAAAACAACGGCAAACAAAATAATCGTTGCGCCTTCGTTCCATAAACGCATGAAGTTGTTTGAATATTTTACCTCATCGTTTTGTAATTGCTTAAAAATCTGATGACATTTTCCGTGGTATAAATACAAAAGGAAAACGAAACATAATTTTACGTGCATCCAGGGCATTTTCATCCAAACATGACCAGCATCTGTAAAAAACAACATCCAAAAAGCAAAAATACTCGCCAAAACCGCCGATGGCCACGTAATTATGTA
This portion of the Flavobacterium gelatinilyticum genome encodes:
- a CDS encoding metal-dependent transcriptional regulator, translated to MTFSEENYLKSIYHLTAASETEVSTNAIAEIMETKASSVTDMLKKLAEKDLVNYKKYQGVSLTENGKLAAKMIVRKHRLWEVFLVEKLNFSWDEVHDIAEQLEHIKSEQLINRLDDFLGNPTEDPHGDPIPDANGRIIKIEKQLLSELEENQTGICVGVKDTSSEFLKYLDKQGIALGSKIEFLSKESFDLSVRIKVNDRELSISNKIASNLFVKLL
- a CDS encoding TonB-dependent receptor, which gives rise to MKYLFLTILIISAKNLYSQNISGKVETLIPAGQEINVGLLNTNFKTQTDSTGFYKLENVPKGNYKIQVTAEGFQSQTLRISVLENQDLNLDFELKEDQNELNEVVVSGTLKPVKRLESAVPVEVYSPVFFKKNPTPSIYDALQNINGVRPQLNCGVCNTGDIHINGLEGPYTLVLIDGMPIVSSLSTVYGLSGIPNSLVERIEIVKGPASSLYGSEAVGGLINIITKNPTNAPVFSADYFTTSYFESNLDLGMKFNAGKKATSLIGINYFNYDQVIDKDKDNFTDVTLSERISVFNKWSFQRNNNRLFTIAARGMYEDRWGGDIRWEKKYRGGDEIYGESIYTKRAELIGSYQLPFEEKLMLSFSGNVHYQDSRYGTTSYIANQKIGFLQLTWDKKVGRNDLLAGIASRYTYYDDNTPATKEAENTWLPGIFVQDEITFSPKSQVLLGMRYDYNSIHGSILTPRFAYRFKASENTIFRLNAGTGFRVVNLFTEDHAALTGSRDVIIENDLKPERSVNVNLNYIQKINFGNGTFMGIETTAFYTRFSNKIISDYETDPNKIIYNNIDGYAVSQGISTNVDLNFPSGLKFIVGATVLDNKNVENGISERPYLTENFTGTWSISYKIQPWDLSLDYTGNVYSPMKLPLLSEYDPRSPKSPWYSIQNIQFTYSGWKDFEVYGGVKNLLNFRPKQNNPFLISRTNDPFDKNVQYDSAGKVLVTPDNPYGLTFDTTYVYGQNQTIRGFLGLRYTLR
- a CDS encoding Nramp family divalent metal transporter, with protein sequence MSKSLEEVHESVSTEHKKTGFRKILAFLGPAYLVSVGYMDPGNWATDIAGGSQFGYTLVWVLLMSNLMALLLQSLSARLGIVTQRDLAQASRETYSKYINYILYFLAEIAIAACDLAEVLGMAIGINLLFGIPLLEAVLITVLDTFLLLFLINKGIRKMEAFIIALVAIIGFSFIFEMIFAEPEMHKVLEGLIPSIPNSAALYIAIGIIGATVMPHNLYLHSSLVQTRKFDRTPAGIKQALKYNLIDSTIALNLAFFVNAAILILAAATFHRNGMYEVAEIQDAHQFLEPLLGTKWAPILFAVALIAAGQSSTVTGTLAGQIVMEGYLHFRIQPWVRRIITRLIAIIPAVIVILIYGESVTGKLLILSQVILSLQLGFAIIPLIHFVSDKSKMNGFHISRTTQVVSWIIASIIVSLNAKLVYDEITSWLESSAHPTILWFTVVPLAFGFSALLLYIVFKPFIAKFKAKMINHSPHNLQLRFTPKESQTVKNIAISVDFSNADEAALNHAFELGGMDAKYTLIHIVETVGALMYGIHVHDHETTIDEKLLLEYKEMLSQKGFNIETELGFGKPNKVIPKIINEGSFDILVMGTHGHTGLKDILFGTTVDKLRHKISIPLLIVK
- a CDS encoding lycopene cyclase family protein, with translation MNSSQIQHFDYIFTGSGLASLMTVYKMVLSGKFTDKSILLLDQDLKKTNDRTWCFWEKEDTIWNPIISKKWDTALFANEDFNRHLALKPYQYNQIKANDFYNFVFTALSKYSNVIFLNEKVTDINELETHVFVGTEKNRYTCNYLFNSIYTKAFAEGQNKYPVLQQHFVGWFVKSEAAIFNPDEVTFMDFSVEQRGNTRFMYLLPTSKTEALVEYTLFSEKLLPTAEYEKEIEIYLEKLGIGQFEILEKEQGSIPMTCYPFWKKNTKRVLNIGTAGGWTKASTGYTFKNSDKKSSELVKFLQNENFPLKNFHKKSTFWFYDLLLLDILYRHNEIGSSIFSSLFKKGNPALVFKFLDEETNLIEDLNVILKCPKIPFIKALFRVFP
- a CDS encoding enoyl-CoA hydratase/isomerase family protein — its product is MNYENILVSIEERIATITINRPAKLNALNKATISDLSNAVSALGNDDNVRVIIITGTGEKAFVAGADISEFANYTVVEGAQLAAEGHEALFDCIENLRKPVIAAINGFALGGGLELAMACHFRIASDNAKMGLPEVTLGLIPGYGGTQRLPQLIGKGRAMEMIMTAAMISAEEAKQYGLVNHVVAQTELLSFTAAIAQRIIKNAPFAIGKAIKSINANYKDGKNGFDTEIKSFGECFGTADFKEGTTAFLEKRKAEFTGK
- a CDS encoding MerC domain-containing protein; this encodes MKKTTTSFYDILGISSATICLVHCLIFPILTLLPLGISHNPIVDLIFASIGLFAIFKIIKKSALLVSAILVVSMSLIWISILSDLLFEIHLDLIYYGGIGMIVGHLINYNLHKTNH
- a CDS encoding Fur family transcriptional regulator; protein product: MKTTRNTTAKTAVIEVFEKSKTALSHAEIQKQLNDVCDRVTIYRILDRLVNDDIIHKISNLDGTVKYAKCNHSHQRVHIHNHAHFSCENCHEITCLENVKPSYIMPHNYKVKEINFTLSGLCPKCLNSNI
- a CDS encoding NAD(P)/FAD-dependent oxidoreductase, which encodes MEQKNFEVIIVGGSYSGLSAAMSLGRSLRQVLVIDSGLPCNRQTPHSHNFITQDGEKPAVISAKAKLQVDIYKTVQFYKGLAVKADRIEKGFTITTESGDVFTSRKVLFATGVKDLFPEIKGFGECWGISVLHCPYCHGYEVKGEKTAIIANGEMGFEYAKLISNWTKDLRLCTNGKSELTLEQTQVLQNHGVSVLEEEIDSFEHNSGYISNIVFKNGKKADVKAVYARPAFEQHCSLPQDLGCEINEQGYLKVDFMQKTTIPGIYGSGDAATQMRSVALAVSSGSFAGAAINKELIDEDFL
- a CDS encoding thioredoxin family protein: MKKLFILFFFFGITSAGFCQLKSRTFEEIDSLQQIQKRKIVVFIHTDWCQFCQRMKTSTFKNPEIIEKLNSDFYFIDFNAEEKRDITFNNQMFKYKPSGNNVGVHELALQLGTINNQIVYPILCVLNEKNEIIFQYSNYLSPKDFKLLLENMEK
- a CDS encoding sensor histidine kinase, with protein sequence MIVLIVVASCLLASISIIQFKTEAKEYHQERLERKENAVKEHINYVLSTTTYPLKTQNLDLIFKDKIHELAQIHKIEINIYSLDGKLLKSSKESFAVDKIAPPIPEYILKLVRSSIEKRFVDIKTIDGVKNRSSYSLIKDEKFKPLGILNLPYLEDDGYYDNELNTFLIRLSQVYSFMLIVAFALAYFLSTYITKSLKTISDRLEETNLDQKNEKIVLEANSKEVNFLIKAYNGMVDKLETSAIKLAQSEREEAWREMAKQVAHEIKNPLTPMRLTVQSFQRKFDPNDPDVKQKMNDYSETLIQQIDTMTSVASAFSNFASMPAQQNETLNVVEVVELALDIFNEDYISFEKEEEEIISKMDRTQLIRVITNLVKNATQAIPESQFQKSIVVSVKRRNNNVEIAVKDNGIGIQKQDIGRIFEPKFTTKTSGMGLGLGIIKNIIENYKGTITFESTYGKGTTFRVSLPITNS